Within Chrysiogenia bacterium, the genomic segment CGTCATTGCCGTGATCGAGGACAAGGAAAACGGTGTCTTCAACAATCACGCCCTGGCCGCAATCGAGCGCCTGACCCGTGAGATGGAAGAGGCCCCCTACATCAACAAGGTCCAGAGCCTCACTGAGTTCGAGTGGATCCACGGCGAAGAAAACTCGCTCATTGTCGACGGCCTGCTGCGCGATGCAATCGATGACAATGACTTCCCGCTCGCCCAGGAAGACATCGATCATGCCAAGCGGGTGATCCTGGGCGACCCGGGAAAAAACATTCCCGGCGACGAGCTTGCCATCTCGCTGCTCACCAATCCCGAAGGCACCAGCGCGGCGGTCATCGGCCGCGTCGAGCGCGTGAGCGATACCTTCGATCACAAGGTCGAGCTTTCGCGTCACATGTTCAAGGTTTTCGACAAGGAAGAAGCCACCAGCGGGTACTACGTCTACTACGCGGGCTCGCCGTTTATCGACTACGCGTTCTTCGAATACTCGCTCCAGGACAACCAGCGCCTGATGCCCGCGCTCTACGGGCTTATCATTCTGGTGCTCTTCCTGGTGATCCGGCGCTGGACGGGCGTGGTCTATCCGCTGCTCGTTGTGGCGGTCACGACCGTGGCAGTGGTCGGCATGATTGTGACCATCGGCTCGGCCATTCAGACCATGACGGCGATGCTCCCCATGTTGCTCATTGCGGTGTGCATCGCCGACTCCATACATATCGTCGTGGACTACTATGAGAGGCTCCATGAAATTGGAGACCGCAAGGAAGCAGCGGTCGTCACGATCGAAGACATGTTCATGCCCTGCTTCCTGACCTCACTGACGACCTGCATCGGTTTTGCATCCATCACCATGTCGGACATGCCGCCGGTCAACGAGTACGGCACATTGGCCGCGTTCGGCGTGGCGCTGGCTTTCCTCGTGTCCGTGACCCTGCTGCCGGCGCTGCTGAGCTACGGCAAGGTACCAAGGGACATTGCCGACCCGAGCAAGCCCCATCACCTGCATCCCGATGAAGCCGGCTACCGCGAC encodes:
- a CDS encoding MMPL family transporter — protein: MIKRFARFVIDQRVFILALNLVMFAFFAWKALDIGFVMTPEIWFRPTDPARVAYDQLHEYFGDDEFVIAVIEDKENGVFNNHALAAIERLTREMEEAPYINKVQSLTEFEWIHGEENSLIVDGLLRDAIDDNDFPLAQEDIDHAKRVILGDPGKNIPGDELAISLLTNPEGTSAAVIGRVERVSDTFDHKVELSRHMFKVFDKEEATSGYYVYYAGSPFIDYAFFEYSLQDNQRLMPALYGLIILVLFLVIRRWTGVVYPLLVVAVTTVAVVGMIVTIGSAIQTMTAMLPMLLIAVCIADSIHIVVDYYERLHEIGDRKEAAVVTIEDMFMPCFLTSLTTCIGFASITMSDMPPVNEYGTLAAFGVALAFLVSVTLLPALLSYGKVPRDIADPSKPHHLHPDEAGYRDRTLVTLQAMDRFVRARPKAILACTFALLGVAIWGITMLKTETVAIEFFQGSSPIRQNTYAIEDQLGAVANLEVVLGSGEEDGVKDPDFMLKMRKIEDYLETIPEVSKTISVVDFVERLNKSLHAERPEFDRVPVQADFEPGG